One window from the genome of Diospyros lotus cultivar Yz01 chromosome 11, ASM1463336v1, whole genome shotgun sequence encodes:
- the LOC127813371 gene encoding oleosin L-like: MAYNQQHQHQVSHQVAKTATAVTIGGSLMVLSGLTLAATVVGLVAATPLLVIFSPVLVPAAIVLFLITAGFLASGGFGATAVAVFYWMYKYAAGEHPVGAEQLDCVREKIAGAAAQLKGRAEQYSWKN; this comes from the coding sequence ATGGCTTATAATCAGCAGCACCAGCACCAGGTCTCTCACCAAGTGGCCAAGACCGCCACGGCAGTGACCATCGGCGGATCCCTCATGGTGCTCTCAGGCCTCACGCTGGCGGCGACGGTCGTCGGACTTGTGGCCGCCACGCCGCTGCTGGTCATATTCAGCCCGGTGTTGGTCCCCGCCGCCATCGTGCTGTTCCTGATTACGGCTGGGTTTCTGGCGTCGGGCGGATTCGGCGCCACAGCGGTGGCCGTGTTCTACTGGATGTACAAGTACGCGGCGGGGGAGCACCCAGTCGGGGCGGAGCAGCTAGATTGCGTTCGGGAGAAGATCGCGGGCGCCGCCGCTCAGTTGAAGGGCCGGGCCGAGCAGTACAGCTGGAAGAATTGA
- the LOC127813370 gene encoding ubiquitin carboxyl-terminal hydrolase 3, whose protein sequence is MAESPSAKRWLPLEANPEIMNQFLWGLGLREDEAECYDVYGLDEELLEMVPKPVLALLFLYPLTHQSEEERVLQDSVKKEYDDQVYFMKQTVGNACGTIGLLHAVGNITSEIKLVEGSFLDRFFKSTAGMDPMERAAFLEKDREMEAAHSVAASAGETEASENVDTHFICFTCVDGQLYELDGRRSAPISHGPSSPTTQLQDAAKVIQGIIQKNPDSLNFNVIALSKKTT, encoded by the exons ATGGCCGAAAGCCCTTCTGCTAAGAGATGGCTTCCTCTTGAAGCTAACCCTGAAATTATGAACCAG TTCCTATGGGGCCTGGGGCTTCGAGAGGACGAGGCAGAATGCTACGATGTGTATGGTTTGGATGAAGAACTCTTGGAAATGGTTCCAAAACCAGTACTAGCCCTGCTGTTTCTTTATCCCCTTACACATcag AGCGAAGAAGAAAGAGTACTGCAAGACAGTGTAAAGAAG GAGTACGACGATCAAGTTTATTTCATGAAACAGACAGTTGGAAATGCTTGTGGGACAATAGGACTTCTTCATGCTGTTGGGAACATCACTTCTGAGATAAAACTAG TTGAAGGATCTTTCCTGGACCGATTCTTCAAATCTACTGCAGGCATGGATCCAATGGAG CGTGCTGCTTTCCTTGAAAAGGATAGGGAAATGGAAGCAGCTCACTCAGTAGCTGCTAGTGCTGGTGAGACCGAG GCTTCAGAAAACGTGGACACCCATTTTATCTGCTTCACATGTGTGGATG GTCAACTTTACGAGCTGGATGGAAGGCGGTCAGCACCAATATCTCATGGCCCCTCCTCACCGACCACCCAATTGCag GACGCGGCTAAAGTGATACAAGGAATAATCCAGAAAAATCCAGACTCGCTCAACTTCAACGTCATTGCTCTCTCCAAGAAGACCACATGA